Proteins encoded in a region of the Pseudomonas shahriarae genome:
- the phnD gene encoding phosphonate ABC transporter substrate-binding protein, with protein MLNRIGHVFLSAVLLASVALGNAQAADKAINFGIMSTESSQNLKSIWQPFLDDMHKKTGLTINATFASDYAGLIQGMRFNKVDVAWLGNKAAMEAVDRSNGEIFAQTAAANGAAGYWSLLIVRKDSPLNSVEDMLKNAKNLTFGNGDPNSTSGYLVPGYYVFAKNNVDAGTAFKRTLNSSHEVNALSVAKGQLDVATFNTESWDRLEVTQPDKAAQLKVIWKSPLIPADPMVWSKALTDSEKTKIRDFFANYGDTEAEKAVLKNMQLGKFLASNDDQLLPIRQLELFKQRTTVSADSKLAEADKAKKLAQIDADLATLQQRLSELDKKPDANG; from the coding sequence ATGTTGAACCGTATCGGTCATGTTTTCCTGTCTGCCGTGTTGTTGGCCAGCGTCGCCTTGGGCAATGCCCAGGCCGCTGACAAGGCCATCAACTTCGGCATCATGTCCACCGAGTCTTCGCAGAACCTCAAGAGCATCTGGCAGCCGTTCCTCGATGACATGCACAAGAAGACCGGCCTGACCATCAACGCCACCTTCGCCTCCGACTACGCTGGCCTGATCCAGGGCATGCGCTTCAACAAGGTCGATGTGGCCTGGCTCGGCAACAAGGCAGCGATGGAGGCGGTGGACCGCTCCAACGGCGAGATCTTCGCCCAGACCGCTGCCGCCAATGGCGCCGCCGGCTACTGGAGCCTGCTGATCGTGCGCAAGGACAGCCCGCTCAACTCCGTCGAAGACATGCTCAAGAACGCCAAGAACCTGACCTTCGGCAATGGCGACCCAAACTCCACCTCCGGCTACCTGGTGCCGGGCTACTACGTGTTCGCCAAGAACAACGTGGATGCCGGCACCGCCTTCAAGCGCACCCTCAACTCCAGTCATGAAGTCAACGCACTGAGCGTGGCCAAGGGGCAGTTGGACGTGGCTACCTTCAACACCGAAAGCTGGGACCGCCTGGAAGTGACCCAGCCGGACAAGGCCGCGCAACTCAAGGTGATCTGGAAGTCGCCGCTGATTCCTGCCGACCCGATGGTGTGGAGCAAGGCCCTGACTGACAGTGAGAAGACCAAGATCCGCGATTTCTTTGCCAACTACGGTGACACCGAGGCAGAGAAAGCGGTGTTGAAGAACATGCAGTTGGGCAAGTTCCTCGCGTCCAACGACGACCAGTTGCTGCCGATCCGCCAGTTGGAGCTGTTCAAGCAGCGCACCACCGTTAGCGCCGACAGCAAGTTGGCCGAGGCGGATAAAGCCAAGAAGCTGGCGCAGATCGACGCCGACCTGGCCACGCTGCAACAGCGCCTGAGCGAGCTGGACAAGAAACCCGACGCCAACGGCTAA
- the phnF gene encoding phosphonate metabolism transcriptional regulator PhnF, which produces MQLSRQDEPVYRELADILRRELSGYQAGEFLPGEVQLAERFGVNRHTLRRAIDELVFEGSLLRQQGKGTQVLDRPLIYPMGADTAYSQSLSAQGHGVQALLLKRRYCYASREEAQHLGIAEMAPMIELQTLRKLDQQPVSLIRHRYCASHAPLLADYNGGSLRQYLRERDLPLTRTQSLIGARLPNRDEAALLMMPRHLPALTVFTLSRDRDGRPVELAQSTSRSDRFQYQVVT; this is translated from the coding sequence ATGCAGTTGTCTAGACAAGATGAGCCGGTGTACCGCGAACTCGCCGATATCCTGCGCCGTGAACTCAGCGGCTACCAGGCCGGGGAGTTCCTGCCGGGCGAAGTGCAGTTGGCCGAACGCTTTGGCGTCAACCGCCACACCCTGCGCCGCGCCATTGATGAGCTGGTGTTCGAAGGCAGCCTGCTGCGCCAGCAGGGCAAAGGCACGCAGGTGCTGGACCGGCCGCTGATTTACCCGATGGGCGCCGACACCGCCTACAGCCAATCGCTGTCGGCCCAGGGCCATGGCGTGCAGGCGCTGCTGCTCAAGCGCCGCTACTGCTACGCCAGCCGCGAAGAAGCGCAGCACCTGGGCATCGCCGAAATGGCACCGATGATCGAGCTGCAAACCCTGCGCAAGCTCGACCAGCAGCCCGTCAGCCTGATCCGTCATCGCTACTGCGCCAGCCACGCGCCGTTGCTGGCGGATTACAACGGCGGCTCCCTGCGTCAGTACCTGCGCGAGCGCGACCTGCCGTTGACCCGCACCCAGAGCCTGATCGGTGCGCGCTTGCCCAACCGCGACGAAGCCGCGCTGCTGATGATGCCCCGGCATCTGCCGGCACTCACGGTATTCACCCTTTCCCGCGATCGCGATGGCCGCCCGGTGGAGCTGGCGCAGTCCACCAGCCGTTCGGATCGCTTCCAGTACCAGGTGGTGACTTGA
- a CDS encoding alpha-D-ribose 1-methylphosphonate 5-phosphate C-P-lyase PhnJ, which translates to MNDAAYNFAYLDEQTKRMIRRALLKAVAIPGYQVPFGGREMPLPYGWGTGGMQLTAAILGADDVLKVIDQGADDTTNAVSIRRFFARTAGIATTEATPDATVIQTRHRIPETPLQAGQIMVYQVPIPEPLRFIEPSETETRTMHALNDYGVMHVKLYEDIATFGHIATAYAYPVMVDERYVMDPSPIPKFDNPKLDMSPALMLFGAGREKRLYAVPPYTQVSSLDFEDHPFEVQTWDHHCAICGSHDSFLDELILDDAGTQSFVCSDTWYCAQRVKENNQ; encoded by the coding sequence ATGAATGACGCCGCCTACAACTTCGCCTACCTCGACGAACAGACCAAACGCATGATCCGTCGCGCCTTGCTCAAGGCCGTGGCGATTCCCGGTTACCAAGTGCCGTTCGGTGGTCGCGAGATGCCGCTGCCCTATGGTTGGGGCACCGGCGGCATGCAATTGACGGCGGCGATCCTCGGTGCCGACGACGTGCTCAAGGTCATCGACCAGGGCGCCGACGACACCACCAACGCCGTGTCCATCCGGCGCTTTTTTGCGCGCACCGCCGGTATCGCCACCACCGAAGCCACCCCCGACGCCACAGTGATCCAGACCCGCCACCGCATCCCGGAAACCCCGCTGCAGGCCGGGCAGATCATGGTCTACCAGGTACCGATCCCCGAGCCGCTGCGCTTTATCGAGCCCTCGGAAACCGAGACCCGCACCATGCACGCCCTCAACGACTACGGGGTGATGCACGTAAAACTCTACGAAGACATCGCCACCTTCGGCCATATCGCCACCGCTTATGCCTACCCGGTGATGGTCGACGAGCGCTATGTGATGGACCCTTCGCCGATCCCCAAATTCGACAACCCGAAACTCGACATGAGCCCGGCGCTGATGCTGTTCGGTGCCGGCCGCGAAAAGCGCCTGTACGCGGTGCCGCCGTACACCCAGGTCAGCAGCCTGGACTTCGAGGATCACCCCTTTGAAGTGCAGACGTGGGACCACCACTGCGCCATCTGCGGTAGCCATGACTCGTTCCTCGATGAACTGATCCTCGACGACGCCGGCACCCAGAGTTTTGTGTGTTCCGACACCTGGTACTGCGCCCAACGGGTCAAGGAGAACAACCAGTGA
- the phnG gene encoding phosphonate C-P lyase system protein PhnG, which translates to MNLSPRQHWIGVLARAQLNELQPHEAALKDAEYQLIRAPEIGMTLVRGRMGGNGAPFNVGEMTVTRCVVRLADGRTGYSYLAGRDKVHAELAALADAHLQNAQPSPWLSDLISALAQAQARRRAQKEADTAATKVEFFTLVRGEN; encoded by the coding sequence ATGAATCTGTCCCCGCGTCAGCATTGGATTGGCGTACTTGCCCGCGCCCAGCTCAATGAACTGCAACCCCACGAAGCGGCATTGAAGGACGCCGAGTACCAACTGATCCGCGCCCCGGAAATCGGCATGACCCTGGTGCGTGGGCGCATGGGTGGCAATGGCGCGCCGTTCAACGTCGGTGAAATGACGGTGACCCGCTGTGTGGTGCGCCTGGCCGATGGCCGCACCGGCTACAGCTACCTGGCCGGGCGCGACAAGGTCCACGCCGAACTGGCGGCCCTGGCCGATGCCCATCTGCAAAACGCGCAACCGAGCCCGTGGCTCAGCGATTTGATCAGCGCACTGGCCCAGGCCCAAGCCCGGCGCCGCGCGCAAAAAGAAGCCGACACTGCGGCGACCAAGGTCGAGTTCTTCACCCTGGTGCGAGGAGAAAACTGA
- the phnE gene encoding phosphonate ABC transporter, permease protein PhnE, giving the protein MTTLHAEAVGKRTWPQYLGWGLFLVLLAWAWKGAEMNPLALYRDSGNMATFAADFFPPDFHEWRSYLKEMIVTVQIALWGTVLAIVCSVPLGILCADNITPWWIHQPLRRVMDAFRSINEMVFAMLFVVAVGLGPFAGVLALWISTTGVLAKLFAEAVEAIDPGPVEGVRATGASALQEVIYGVIPQVMPLWVSYALYRFEANVRSATVVGMVGAGGIGVILWENIRAFQFVQTCAVLLVIIVVVSLIDVLSQRLRKRFI; this is encoded by the coding sequence ATGACGACCTTGCACGCTGAAGCCGTGGGTAAAAGAACCTGGCCGCAATACCTCGGCTGGGGCCTGTTCCTGGTGCTGCTGGCCTGGGCCTGGAAAGGCGCGGAAATGAACCCGCTGGCGCTGTACCGCGATTCGGGAAACATGGCGACCTTCGCCGCTGACTTCTTCCCGCCGGACTTCCACGAGTGGCGCTCCTACCTCAAGGAAATGATCGTCACCGTGCAAATCGCCCTGTGGGGCACGGTGCTGGCGATTGTCTGCTCGGTGCCCCTGGGCATCCTCTGTGCCGACAACATCACGCCCTGGTGGATTCACCAACCCCTGCGCCGGGTGATGGATGCCTTTCGCTCGATCAACGAAATGGTGTTCGCCATGTTGTTCGTGGTGGCGGTCGGCCTTGGTCCGTTTGCCGGGGTACTGGCCCTGTGGATCAGCACCACCGGGGTACTCGCCAAGCTGTTTGCCGAAGCCGTCGAGGCCATCGATCCCGGCCCCGTGGAAGGTGTACGCGCCACCGGTGCCAGCGCCTTGCAAGAGGTGATCTACGGCGTGATCCCGCAAGTCATGCCGCTGTGGGTGAGCTACGCGCTGTACCGCTTCGAGGCCAATGTACGCTCGGCGACGGTGGTGGGCATGGTCGGCGCTGGCGGCATCGGCGTGATCCTGTGGGAGAACATCCGCGCCTTCCAGTTCGTACAGACCTGCGCGGTGCTGCTGGTGATCATCGTGGTGGTGAGCCTGATCGACGTGCTGTCCCAACGCCTGCGCAAGCGGTTTATCTGA
- a CDS encoding LysE family translocator, which produces MQEILSSAAFATILSLSFGPVAFIIFRQSITHGLRSAVPGASGAAVADAVFAAVAFTGLKTVEGVWLANSHLLTWLAIAYIFYLGAMTFKRHLSPKQVKSAAGFIPVFLLTLTSPFTIVAISSYAIASGITLQGYGLYWCLIGFLAGSFLGQMVYAVGGGLIKKRLPDPPNLSLFNRVSGGLLMGFSVYQGVRILVG; this is translated from the coding sequence GTGCAAGAAATTCTGAGTTCTGCGGCGTTTGCCACAATTTTATCGCTAAGTTTTGGACCCGTAGCCTTCATTATTTTTAGGCAGTCCATCACCCATGGCCTACGTAGCGCAGTACCCGGAGCATCAGGTGCGGCGGTTGCAGATGCAGTGTTTGCAGCCGTCGCCTTTACAGGCTTGAAGACAGTCGAAGGGGTTTGGTTGGCAAACAGTCACCTATTAACGTGGTTGGCGATTGCTTATATTTTTTACCTGGGTGCGATGACTTTCAAAAGACACCTCTCACCAAAACAGGTGAAGAGCGCGGCGGGTTTTATCCCTGTTTTCTTGCTGACGTTGACCAGTCCTTTCACCATCGTTGCGATTTCTTCTTACGCCATTGCCAGTGGGATTACCCTTCAAGGGTATGGACTTTACTGGTGTTTAATCGGCTTTCTGGCTGGTTCATTTCTAGGCCAGATGGTTTATGCCGTGGGGGGCGGGCTTATCAAAAAGCGTTTGCCCGACCCTCCGAACCTAAGCTTGTTCAACCGGGTCAGCGGGGGCCTCCTGATGGGGTTTTCGGTATACCAGGGGGTTCGTATTTTGGTTGGATGA
- the phnL gene encoding phosphonate C-P lyase system protein PhnL: protein MTNALIEVRDLSKTFTLHQQNGVVLNVLRGVAFSVQGGECLVLHGQSGAGKSTLLRTLYGNYLPAGGSIRVRHAGQWLELVGAAPREVLEVRQQTLGYVSQFLRVIPRVACLDVVMEPALARGWTKADAQARAEHLLARLNIPRRLWQLAPGTFSGGEQQRVNIARGFMVAWPVMLLDEPTASLDDRNRQVVLELINEAKAGGAALIGIFHDRAAREAVADRHLDMTPAVITDEDYADAR from the coding sequence ATGACGAATGCCTTGATCGAGGTCCGTGACCTCTCGAAAACCTTCACCTTGCACCAGCAGAACGGCGTGGTGCTCAACGTGCTGCGCGGGGTGGCGTTCAGCGTGCAGGGCGGTGAATGCCTGGTGCTGCACGGCCAGTCCGGAGCGGGTAAAAGCACCTTGCTGCGCACCTTGTATGGCAACTACCTGCCGGCCGGGGGCAGCATCCGCGTGCGCCATGCCGGCCAATGGCTGGAGCTGGTGGGCGCTGCACCCCGGGAGGTTCTTGAGGTACGCCAGCAGACCCTGGGCTATGTCAGCCAGTTTTTGCGGGTGATCCCACGGGTCGCCTGCCTGGATGTGGTGATGGAGCCCGCGCTGGCCCGTGGCTGGACGAAGGCTGACGCCCAGGCCCGTGCCGAGCATTTGCTGGCGCGCCTGAATATCCCCCGGCGCCTGTGGCAACTGGCGCCGGGCACCTTCTCCGGGGGCGAGCAGCAGCGGGTCAATATCGCGCGCGGCTTCATGGTGGCCTGGCCGGTGATGTTGCTCGACGAACCGACGGCCTCCCTGGATGACCGCAACCGTCAGGTTGTCCTGGAACTGATCAACGAAGCCAAGGCCGGCGGTGCCGCACTGATTGGCATCTTCCATGACCGTGCCGCCCGTGAGGCGGTGGCTGACCGCCATTTGGACATGACGCCCGCTGTGATTACCGACGAGGACTACGCCGATGCCCGCTGA
- a CDS encoding alpha-D-ribose 1-methylphosphonate 5-triphosphate diphosphatase, whose protein sequence is MPAEQILSNAQLVTADRVFLGSVLLRDGVIVDLAEGRSQLPHAQDLGGDFLLPGLVELHTDNLEKHMTPRPGVDWPSTSAVLSHDAQIIAAGITTVFDAVSIGDVNPKGNRMQKLPAMLNAIASTQEAGLTRAEHRLHLRCELCHPDTLSVFRDLVENPLVQLVSVMDHSPGQRQFVLESKYREYYMGKYHLNDETMDAFVLLQMANSKAYSDRYRAAIVEHCLARGLSVASHDDATLAHVEESARYGMNIAEFPTTLEAARGCRQLGMKVLMGAPNVVRGGSHSGNVAAAGLAAEGLLDILSSDYYPASLLPAAFALAAQDNDCDLPQAIKMISLAPAQAAGIKDRGEIAVGLRADLVQARAQGGLPVVQQVWRQAKRVF, encoded by the coding sequence ATGCCCGCTGAACAGATCCTCAGCAATGCCCAACTGGTCACTGCTGATCGTGTATTTCTCGGCAGTGTGCTGCTGCGTGACGGGGTGATCGTTGACCTCGCCGAAGGCCGCAGCCAGTTACCCCACGCCCAGGACCTGGGCGGTGATTTCCTGCTGCCGGGGCTGGTGGAGTTGCACACCGACAACCTGGAAAAGCACATGACCCCGCGCCCCGGTGTGGACTGGCCATCGACCTCGGCCGTGCTCAGCCATGATGCGCAGATCATCGCGGCCGGTATCACCACGGTGTTCGATGCGGTGTCCATCGGCGACGTGAACCCCAAGGGCAATCGCATGCAGAAGCTGCCGGCGATGCTCAATGCCATTGCCTCGACGCAGGAAGCCGGCCTGACCCGCGCCGAACACCGCCTGCACCTGCGTTGCGAGCTGTGCCACCCGGACACCTTGAGTGTGTTCCGCGATCTGGTGGAAAACCCGCTGGTGCAACTGGTGTCGGTGATGGACCACTCGCCGGGCCAGCGCCAGTTTGTGCTGGAGTCCAAGTACCGCGAGTACTACATGGGCAAATACCATTTGAATGATGAAACCATGGACGCGTTCGTGCTGTTGCAAATGGCCAACTCCAAGGCCTACAGCGACCGCTACCGCGCCGCGATCGTCGAGCATTGCCTGGCGCGTGGCCTGTCGGTGGCCAGCCATGACGACGCGACCCTGGCCCATGTCGAGGAGTCGGCGCGCTATGGAATGAACATCGCCGAGTTCCCCACCACCCTGGAAGCGGCGCGCGGTTGCCGGCAACTGGGGATGAAAGTGCTGATGGGCGCGCCGAACGTGGTGCGCGGCGGTTCCCACTCGGGTAATGTGGCCGCCGCCGGCCTGGCTGCTGAAGGATTGCTGGATATACTTTCCAGTGACTACTACCCGGCCAGCCTGTTGCCAGCGGCCTTTGCCCTGGCGGCCCAGGACAATGACTGCGATCTGCCCCAGGCGATCAAGATGATCAGCCTGGCCCCTGCACAGGCGGCGGGCATCAAGGATCGCGGGGAAATTGCCGTCGGCCTGCGTGCGGACCTGGTGCAAGCCAGGGCCCAGGGCGGGCTGCCGGTAGTCCAACAAGTCTGGCGACAAGCCAAGAGGGTGTTTTGA
- the phnN gene encoding phosphonate metabolism protein/1,5-bisphosphokinase (PRPP-forming) PhnN: MVGRLIYLIGPSGSGKDSLLEATRGPLAERGCRIVRRVITRSAEAVGEAAQGVSPAQFAALQAEGGFALSWHANGLSYGIPRQIDDWLAAGDDVLVNGSRGHLAQTRARYPTLLVVLLTVDQAVLRQRLLARGRESVADIDARLARNAQFSDSLQAAPGVFLLDNSGPLVHTVARLLDCLEEGHSACA, encoded by the coding sequence ATGGTGGGCAGGTTGATCTATCTCATCGGGCCATCGGGTTCGGGCAAGGACAGCCTGTTGGAAGCCACGCGCGGGCCATTGGCCGAGCGCGGTTGCCGCATCGTGCGACGGGTCATCACCCGTTCGGCGGAAGCGGTGGGCGAGGCCGCCCAAGGTGTGAGCCCCGCGCAATTCGCCGCGCTGCAAGCCGAGGGCGGCTTTGCCCTCAGTTGGCATGCCAATGGCCTGTCTTATGGCATTCCACGGCAGATCGACGACTGGCTGGCGGCCGGCGACGATGTGCTGGTCAATGGCTCCCGTGGCCACCTGGCGCAGACCCGCGCACGTTATCCGACGCTGTTGGTGGTGCTGCTGACGGTGGACCAGGCGGTGTTGCGCCAGCGTTTGCTGGCGCGGGGCCGTGAGTCAGTGGCAGACATCGACGCGCGCCTGGCACGCAATGCGCAGTTCAGCGACAGCCTGCAGGCTGCGCCTGGGGTGTTCCTGCTGGATAACTCCGGGCCGTTGGTGCATACCGTCGCCCGGTTGCTCGATTGCCTGGAGGAGGGGCACTCGGCATGCGCCTGA
- the phnK gene encoding phosphonate C-P lyase system protein PhnK translates to MVLRPTGQGEQPVSQPLLQVRDLSLLYGLEKGCQDVSFDLYPGEVLGIVGESGSGKSTLLSLLSGRLPPQAGSVGYRSKDGEWLDLYSASEAERRTLLRTEWGFVEQNPRDGLRMGVSAGANIGERLMAQGVRNYQQLRGAGLDWLGQVEIDPQRIDDLPRTFSGGMQQRLQIARNLVSSPRLVFMDEPTGGLDVSVQARLLDLLRGLVRELDLAVVIVTHDLAVARLLADRLIVMRRSRVVETGLTDQILDDPQHPYSQLLVSSVLQP, encoded by the coding sequence CTGGTACTGCGCCCAACGGGTCAAGGAGAACAACCAGTGAGCCAGCCCTTATTGCAAGTGCGCGACCTGTCCCTGTTGTACGGCCTGGAGAAGGGCTGTCAGGACGTGAGTTTTGATCTGTACCCCGGTGAGGTGCTGGGGATTGTCGGCGAGTCCGGTTCGGGTAAATCCACCTTGCTCTCGCTGCTGAGCGGGCGCTTGCCGCCCCAGGCCGGCAGCGTCGGCTATCGCAGCAAGGACGGCGAATGGCTGGACCTCTACAGCGCCAGCGAAGCCGAACGCCGCACTTTGCTGCGCACCGAATGGGGCTTCGTTGAACAGAACCCCCGCGACGGCCTGCGCATGGGCGTGTCGGCCGGCGCCAACATTGGCGAGCGCCTGATGGCCCAGGGCGTGCGCAATTACCAGCAACTGCGCGGCGCCGGCCTGGACTGGCTGGGCCAGGTGGAGATCGACCCGCAGCGCATCGACGACCTGCCGCGCACCTTCTCTGGCGGCATGCAGCAGCGCCTGCAAATCGCCCGCAACCTCGTTTCCAGCCCGCGCCTGGTGTTTATGGATGAGCCCACCGGTGGCCTGGACGTGTCGGTGCAGGCGCGCCTGCTCGACCTGCTGCGCGGCCTGGTACGTGAGCTGGACCTGGCGGTGGTGATCGTCACCCATGACCTGGCGGTGGCGCGCCTGCTGGCCGATCGCCTGATCGTGATGCGCCGCTCGCGGGTGGTGGAAACCGGGCTGACGGACCAGATCCTCGACGATCCACAGCACCCTTACTCTCAACTGCTGGTGTCTTCGGTATTGCAGCCATGA
- the phnC gene encoding phosphonate ABC transporter ATP-binding protein, whose protein sequence is MTPAIHVDRLNKTFAKKTALVDLELTIASGEMVALIGASGSGKSTLLRHLAGLACCDKGNGGSVKVLGREVQASGRLNGKVRRLRADIGYIFQQFNLVNRLSVIDNVLLGCLGRMPRWRGNLGLFNAEEKQCAMESLARVGLADLAQQRASTLSGGQQQRVAIARALTQRAEVILADEPIASLDPESARKVMEILADINRRDGKTVVVTLHQVDYAMRYCPRAVALKGGRIHFDGQGREMSSQFLNDLYGADVDTSLMFSEPPRRSELPQRLALARA, encoded by the coding sequence ATGACTCCCGCTATCCATGTCGATCGCCTGAACAAGACCTTTGCGAAGAAAACCGCGCTGGTCGACCTCGAACTCACCATCGCCAGCGGCGAGATGGTCGCCCTGATCGGTGCATCCGGTTCCGGCAAGTCCACGTTGTTGCGCCACCTTGCGGGGCTGGCCTGTTGCGACAAGGGCAACGGCGGCAGCGTCAAGGTGCTGGGCCGAGAGGTGCAGGCCAGTGGGCGGTTGAATGGCAAGGTGCGGCGGTTGCGCGCGGATATTGGCTATATCTTCCAGCAGTTCAACCTGGTCAATCGCCTGAGTGTGATCGACAACGTGCTGCTTGGTTGCCTGGGCCGCATGCCGCGCTGGCGCGGCAACCTCGGGTTGTTCAATGCCGAGGAAAAGCAATGTGCCATGGAGTCCCTGGCGCGGGTTGGCCTGGCGGACCTGGCCCAGCAGCGGGCCTCGACCCTGTCCGGTGGCCAGCAGCAGCGCGTGGCGATTGCCCGGGCCTTGACCCAGCGTGCCGAAGTGATCCTGGCCGACGAGCCGATTGCCTCCCTGGACCCGGAGTCGGCGCGCAAGGTCATGGAGATCCTCGCCGATATCAACCGCCGCGACGGCAAGACCGTAGTCGTGACCCTGCATCAAGTCGATTACGCCATGCGTTATTGCCCACGGGCCGTGGCGCTCAAGGGCGGGCGCATTCATTTCGACGGGCAGGGCCGCGAGATGAGCAGCCAGTTCCTCAACGATCTGTACGGTGCCGACGTCGACACCAGCCTGATGTTTTCCGAGCCGCCGCGCCGTTCCGAACTTCCCCAGCGCCTGGCCCTGGCCCGCGCTTGA
- the phnH gene encoding phosphonate C-P lyase system protein PhnH has protein sequence MHAQLLQPAFVDPVLDAQRSFRAALKALAEPGLIQHLPAAPHLDGLAPATYALCLALLDVDTPLWLAPAFDTPLIRANLAFHCGCPLVARREEAAFALLGEPDLLDLSGFDHGNDRYPDQSCTLLVQLSDLEAGRALLWRGPGIQAQRRVQVPVPSAFWLERQRREAFPRGLDVLFSAGHHLLGLPRSSRITQEHA, from the coding sequence ATGCACGCTCAATTATTGCAGCCGGCGTTTGTCGACCCGGTGCTGGATGCCCAGCGCAGTTTTCGCGCGGCGCTCAAGGCCTTGGCCGAACCGGGTTTGATCCAGCACCTGCCGGCAGCCCCACACCTCGATGGCCTGGCGCCCGCCACCTATGCCTTGTGCCTGGCGCTGCTGGATGTCGACACGCCGCTATGGCTGGCACCGGCGTTCGACACGCCACTGATCCGCGCCAACCTGGCCTTCCACTGCGGCTGCCCGTTGGTTGCGCGTCGGGAGGAGGCCGCGTTTGCCTTGCTCGGCGAGCCGGACCTGCTCGACCTCAGCGGCTTCGATCACGGCAATGATCGCTACCCCGACCAGTCCTGCACCTTGCTGGTCCAGCTTAGCGACCTGGAGGCCGGGCGCGCCTTGCTCTGGCGCGGCCCGGGCATCCAGGCCCAGCGCCGGGTGCAGGTGCCGGTGCCGTCGGCTTTCTGGTTGGAGCGCCAGCGCCGCGAGGCCTTCCCCCGTGGCCTGGACGTGTTGTTCAGCGCCGGCCATCACCTGCTCGGCCTGCCGCGCAGCAGCCGCATCACACAGGAGCACGCCTGA
- a CDS encoding carbon-phosphorus lyase complex subunit PhnI produces MYVAVKGGEQAIDNAHRLLAKKRRGDTAVPELSVEQIRQQLPLAVARVMSEGSLYDEELAALAIKQAAGDLVEAIFLLRAYRTTLPRFSPSLPIDTAQMSLSRRLSATFKDVPGGQLLGPTFDYTHRLLDFALLAEGEYPGPQTTADARLEPCPRVLGLLAKEGLIKHEADDHASVADITRDPLEFPASRAERLQALARGDEGFLLALGYSTQRGYGRNHPFAGEIRIGEVEVWVDPEELGFAICLGSIEVTECEMVNQFVGSATELAQFTRGYGLAFGHAERKAMGMALVDRSLRAEEYSEEIVSPAQREEFVLAHCDNVEAAGFVSHLKLPHYVDFQAELELIRKLRQPAEGTRHE; encoded by the coding sequence ATGTACGTAGCCGTCAAGGGTGGCGAACAGGCCATCGACAATGCCCACCGCCTGCTGGCGAAAAAACGCCGGGGCGATACGGCGGTTCCCGAACTGAGTGTCGAGCAGATCCGCCAGCAACTGCCCCTGGCCGTGGCGCGGGTGATGAGTGAAGGCTCGCTGTACGACGAAGAACTGGCGGCACTGGCGATCAAGCAGGCGGCGGGGGACCTGGTAGAAGCGATCTTCCTGCTGCGCGCCTACCGCACCACATTGCCGCGCTTCAGCCCGAGCCTGCCGATCGACACCGCGCAGATGTCGTTGAGCCGACGGTTGTCAGCCACCTTCAAGGACGTGCCCGGCGGCCAGTTGCTCGGCCCGACCTTCGATTACACCCATCGCCTGCTGGATTTCGCGCTGCTGGCCGAGGGTGAGTATCCAGGCCCGCAGACCACGGCGGATGCGCGCCTCGAACCGTGTCCACGGGTGCTGGGGTTGCTGGCCAAAGAGGGCTTGATCAAGCACGAAGCCGACGACCACGCCAGCGTCGCCGATATCACCCGCGACCCGCTGGAGTTCCCTGCCAGCCGTGCCGAGCGCCTGCAGGCCCTGGCTCGCGGCGATGAAGGGTTTCTGTTGGCGCTGGGCTATTCGACCCAGCGTGGCTATGGGCGCAATCACCCGTTTGCCGGGGAGATTCGCATCGGTGAAGTCGAGGTATGGGTCGATCCTGAAGAACTGGGCTTTGCCATCTGCCTGGGCAGCATCGAAGTCACCGAGTGCGAGATGGTCAACCAGTTTGTCGGCTCGGCCACCGAGTTGGCGCAGTTCACCCGCGGCTATGGCCTGGCGTTCGGGCATGCCGAGCGCAAGGCCATGGGCATGGCTCTGGTGGACCGCTCGCTGCGTGCCGAGGAGTACAGCGAAGAGATTGTCTCGCCGGCCCAGCGCGAAGAATTCGTGCTGGCCCACTGCGACAACGTTGAGGCCGCCGGTTTTGTCTCGCACCTCAAATTGCCTCACTACGTGGACTTCCAGGCCGAACTGGAACTGATCCGCAAACTGCGCCAACCGGCCGAGGGCACCCGCCATGAATGA